A single Amphiura filiformis chromosome 8, Afil_fr2py, whole genome shotgun sequence DNA region contains:
- the LOC140159526 gene encoding uncharacterized protein, translating to MCYTRSDLLKYNTGISTTCRLPQEVWYNIKSLGLNKQKPTRRGKKILSNNFPIMSCVDPSASPAMISHSNEQTVQQNQCEHSPGNHSNMKLGLWNAQSVGNKGDTITDIILNADLDFFFLTETWLRSDDRVITGQMCPPGYSFLGVPRNSVHRGGGTACVFKSQLSLELCEEKLPKSDTFEHSLFYMKNQNLYFVVVYRSSSLKQMPQYFHDFEIFLNAVDLLPGRSVVLGDFNIHMDMPDESDTKSMLAILESLSFEQLVDEPTHVKGHTLDLVMVKENDHVVKPYDIHPVHVSDHFLILCDIDFKKQSIVRATNVYKARNFRNIDPVAFEEDLVFKLNTTDDSMDEAHVDLVQFYNKTCSQVLETHAPAKEKPCTVRIKPEWFNQTVQDARRLRRRSERRWRKTRTEVDRQAYIDSQRKLQQPLAKRKHLFIMKGYSIIVNNSLLSGCFPAELRRATITPVLKKVSLDKQQLSNYRPVSNLAFVGKLIEKVVSVQLTEYVECNKLAEPLQSAYRAAHSTETALLAVHNTILRAIDDNRAVFVVLLDLTAAFDTVDHRILLQRLSQEFGIIGDAHRVFQSYLENRSSQVFVKGCYSDKVHLPYGVPRDRSLARYCSPITLMPSGTLFVIMASNITSMLMMFS from the exons ATGTGTTATACTAGGAGTGATCTCCTTAAGTACAATACTGGTATTTCAACTACATGTAGACTGCCTCAAGAAGTTTGGTACAACATTAAGTCACTTGGTTTAAATAAACAGAAACCAACTCGTCGAGGAAAGAAGATACTTTCAAACAACTTTCCAATTATGAGCTGTGTGGATCCATCTGCATCACCTGCAATGATTTCTCATTCCAATGAGCAAACTGTTCAGCAAAACCAATGTGAGCACTCACCAGGTAACCATAGCAACATGAAGTTAGGTCTATGGAATGCCCAGTCTGTCGGCAATAAAGGGGACACAATAACTGATATAATCTTGAATGCGGACTTGGACTTCTTTTTCCTCACGGAAACCTGGCTCCGTTCTGATGATCGTGTCATCACTGGGCAAATGTGTCCTCCTGGTTACTCATTTTTGGGTGTACCCCGTAACTCTGTCCATCGCGGTGGAGGAACTGCCTGTGTTTTCAAGAGCCAACTGAGTCTCGAACTCTGCGAAGAGAAACTACCTAAAAGTGACACTTTTgaacattcattattttatatgaaGAACCAGAACCTTTACTTTGTTGTTGTGTATAGATCATCATCTTTAAAGCAAATGCCTCAATACTttcatgattttgagatatttctcaaTGCAGTTGACCTCCTTCCTGGACGATCAGTGGTATTGGGTGACTTCAATATCCATATGGACATGCCCGATGAAAGCGACACCAAATCTATGCTTGCTATCCTTGAGTCTCTTAGTTTCGAGCAACTTGTTGATGAGCCCACTCATGTAAAGGGACACACTTTGGATTTGGTTATGGTTAAAGAGAATGATCATGTTGTCAAGCCATATGACATCCACCCTGTTCATGTTTCTGATCATTTTCTCATACTTTGTGACATTGATTTTAAGAAGCAGTCAATTGTCAGAGCCACCAATGTGTACAAAGCGCGTAATTTCCGCAATATTGATCCTGTTGCTTTTGAGGAAGACCTTGTGTTCAAGCTCAATACCACTGATGATTCCATGGATGAGGCACATGTAGACCTTGTCCAGTTTTATAACAAAACCTGTAGCCAAGTACTTGAGACCCATGCACCTGCCAAAGAAAAACCATGTACCGTTCGCATCAAACCTGAATGGTTTAATCAAACTGTTCAGGATGCGCGACGCTTACGTAGGCGGAGTGAACGGCGCTGGCGTAAAACAAGGACTGAAGTTGACCGTCAAGCCTATATTGATTCCCAGAGGAAGCTGCAACAACCATTAGCAAAGAGAAAGCATCTTTTTATAATGAAAGGCTACTCAATT ATCGTCAATAACTCCCTCCTTTCTGGCTGCTTTCCTGCTGAACTACGTAGGGCTACTATCACGCCTGTGCTAAAAAAGGTGTCCCTTGACAAACAGCAGCTCTCGAACTACCGGCCTGTCTCCAATCTGGCCTTTGTTGGTAAACTGATTGAGAAGGTTGTCAGTGTTCAGCTCACCGAGTATGTTGAGTGCAATAAACTGGCTGAGCCTTTGCAGTCAGCGTATCGGGCTGCTCACAGCACCGAGACAGCACTCTTGGCTGTTCATAATACCATCCTCAGAGCTATTGATGACAACAGGGCTGTCTTTGTGGTGTTACTGGACTTGACTGCCGCATTTGATACGGTGGATCACCGTATTCTGTTGCAGCGGCTGAGCCAAGAATTTGGCATCATTGGTGATGCCCATAGAGTGTTCCAGTCCTACCTTGAAAATCGCAGTAGTCAGGTCTTTGTGAAGGGATGCTATTCTGATAAGGTTCATCTGCCTTATGGTGTCCCCAGGGATCGGTCATTGGCCCGATATTGTTCACCTATTACACTCATGCCATCGGGAACATTATTCGTAATCATGGCCTCCAATATCACCTCTATGCTGATGATGTTCAGCTGA